One stretch of Musicola paradisiaca NCPPB 2511 DNA includes these proteins:
- a CDS encoding TetR/AcrR family transcriptional regulator has protein sequence MSEKGKYHHGNLKAELLEKAESVLISEGIRGLSLRTLARQLGVSEAAPYKHFSNKEQLLEALATEGFLRLRNHIDQAVNQEEKRPLTERLALGYVRFALAHPNLFRLMFGHEISHSLPSPARREAEKGSYQPMRNAISIILAERRNSLLQTEETALGAWSLVHGVATLMIDGKIAIPDDPESCDNKIVALCQSFIIGLYLSPAQ, from the coding sequence GTGAGTGAGAAAGGAAAATATCACCACGGCAATTTAAAAGCGGAATTACTGGAAAAAGCAGAGTCGGTGCTCATCAGCGAGGGAATTCGCGGACTCTCGCTCCGAACGTTGGCCAGACAGTTAGGCGTCAGCGAAGCGGCCCCTTACAAACACTTCAGCAACAAAGAACAGTTGCTGGAAGCGCTGGCGACGGAAGGTTTTCTACGCCTGCGCAACCATATCGACCAGGCGGTCAACCAGGAAGAGAAGCGACCGCTGACCGAGCGGCTGGCGCTGGGGTATGTCCGGTTCGCACTGGCGCATCCCAACCTGTTTCGTCTGATGTTCGGCCATGAAATTTCCCACAGCCTCCCGTCACCGGCGCGGCGGGAGGCGGAAAAAGGCAGCTACCAACCTATGCGCAACGCCATTTCGATCATTCTGGCTGAACGCCGCAATTCGCTGTTGCAAACAGAAGAAACCGCGCTGGGCGCCTGGTCGCTGGTGCACGGCGTCGCCACGCTGATGATCGACGGTAAAATCGCCATTCCGGATGACCCCGAGTCCTGCGACAACAAGATCGTAGCGCTGTGCCAGTCGTTTATCATCGGGTTATACCTGTCGCCCGCCCAGTAA